The Terriglobales bacterium genome has a window encoding:
- the purF gene encoding amidophosphoribosyltransferase, producing the protein MAALDKFREECGVVAIYGHPEASTLAYLGLHALQHRGQESAGIAASDGSNIRVHRAMGLVGDIFTAAVLAGLPGALAIGHTRYSTTGDSALLNAQPIRVDCNKGMIAVAHNGNLVNASDIRARLESEGSIFQTTSDTEVIVHLIAHSREQALPDAIADALRRIDGAFSLVILTRDRIFAARDPRGFRPLSVGRIPASGTRVNDAVAFASESTAFDLIGATFERDVRPGELVVVGPEGIQSRFYAPAAPQSACIFEHVYFSRPDSFVFGRTVNDSREALGRQLAREAPVDADIVVAVPDSGVPAAIGYAAESGLPFRVGLIRSHYVGRTFIEPEQRVRDFGVKLKLNPVRSVLAGKRVVLIDDSIVRGTTSRKIVRLVRNAGAREVHMRISCPPTISPCYYGVDTPSKRQLIAANKSVEEIRQFIGGDSLAYVSLEGLKTACGEGEQTNYCTACYTGEYPTDFVAIDDVKPAIFENENVNAD; encoded by the coding sequence ATGGCTGCTTTGGACAAATTCCGCGAAGAGTGTGGCGTGGTCGCCATCTACGGCCATCCCGAAGCCTCGACCCTCGCCTATCTTGGCCTGCACGCTCTGCAGCACCGCGGGCAGGAATCGGCCGGCATCGCTGCTTCCGACGGCTCCAACATTCGTGTCCACCGCGCCATGGGCCTGGTAGGCGATATCTTTACCGCGGCCGTGCTCGCCGGACTTCCGGGGGCGCTCGCCATCGGACACACGCGCTATTCGACCACCGGCGACTCCGCCCTGCTCAACGCGCAGCCTATTCGGGTGGACTGCAACAAGGGCATGATCGCGGTCGCGCACAACGGCAACCTGGTCAATGCCAGCGACATTCGCGCGCGCCTAGAATCCGAAGGCTCCATCTTCCAGACCACGAGCGATACCGAGGTCATCGTGCACCTGATCGCGCATTCCCGCGAGCAGGCGCTGCCCGACGCCATCGCCGACGCGCTCCGCCGCATTGATGGCGCTTTTTCCCTGGTCATTCTGACTCGCGACCGCATCTTCGCCGCCCGCGACCCGCGCGGCTTTCGTCCGCTTTCCGTGGGGCGCATTCCGGCCAGCGGCACGCGCGTGAACGACGCCGTTGCTTTCGCCTCGGAGAGCACTGCTTTCGACCTGATCGGCGCCACCTTTGAGCGCGACGTCAGGCCGGGCGAACTGGTGGTGGTCGGTCCGGAGGGAATCCAGTCTCGTTTCTACGCACCCGCGGCACCGCAGTCGGCCTGCATCTTCGAGCACGTTTACTTCTCGCGCCCTGATAGTTTTGTTTTTGGCCGCACGGTAAACGACAGCCGAGAAGCCCTCGGCCGCCAGCTTGCCCGCGAAGCGCCCGTCGATGCCGACATCGTTGTCGCGGTGCCGGACTCGGGTGTGCCCGCCGCCATCGGGTACGCGGCCGAAAGCGGCTTACCTTTCCGGGTCGGACTCATCCGCAGCCACTACGTCGGGCGTACCTTCATCGAACCCGAGCAGCGGGTCCGTGACTTCGGCGTCAAGCTCAAGCTCAACCCGGTGCGCAGCGTGCTCGCTGGCAAGCGCGTCGTCCTGATCGATGATTCCATCGTTCGCGGCACGACGAGCCGCAAGATCGTGCGCCTGGTCCGCAATGCCGGCGCCCGCGAAGTCCACATGCGTATTTCCTGCCCACCGACCATTTCGCCCTGCTATTACGGCGTGGACACTCCGTCGAAGCGGCAGTTGATAGCCGCCAACAAGAGCGTGGAAGAAATCCGCCAGTTCATCGGCGGCGACTCCCTCGCTTACGTGTCGCTGGAAGGATTGAAAACGGCCTGCGGCGAAGGCGAGCAGACCAACTACTGCACTGCCTGCTATACCGGCGAGTATCCCACCGACTTCGTTGCCATCGACGACGTCAAGCCGGCTATCTTCGAGAACGAAAACGTTAACGCAGACTAG
- a CDS encoding MBL fold metallo-hydrolase — translation MAQIERRLAGNVSGDFYVDESCIDCDACRQIAPAVFREDGEHSVVFHQPSDPGQLHRALMALVACPTASIGTVSHRDARQGVEAFPTHVVDNVYFCGFTAESSFGAWAYLVVRPEGNVLVDSPRFTAPLVRRMEEMGGVKLMFLSHQDDIADHAKFAAHFHCPRIMHESDGAARRGIEQVIAGADPARIDDDLLVVPTPGHTRGHQVLLYRDKILFTGDHLAWDPDEQTLTAFRGACWYSWAEQTRSMERLLEYRFEWVLPGHGRIGQGSAETMHRHLERCVHWMKASG, via the coding sequence ATGGCCCAGATTGAACGCAGGCTGGCGGGCAACGTGTCCGGCGACTTTTACGTGGACGAGAGCTGCATTGATTGCGATGCCTGCCGGCAGATTGCGCCTGCCGTGTTTCGCGAGGACGGCGAGCATTCGGTGGTGTTCCACCAGCCGAGCGATCCCGGACAACTGCATCGGGCGCTGATGGCGCTCGTGGCGTGCCCGACGGCCTCGATCGGCACGGTGTCGCACCGCGATGCGCGGCAAGGCGTGGAGGCGTTTCCCACCCATGTCGTGGATAACGTGTATTTCTGCGGATTCACAGCCGAATCGAGTTTTGGCGCCTGGGCATACTTGGTGGTGCGTCCGGAGGGCAACGTGCTGGTGGACTCCCCACGGTTCACCGCACCACTGGTGCGCAGGATGGAAGAAATGGGCGGGGTGAAACTCATGTTCCTGTCACACCAGGATGACATCGCCGACCACGCGAAATTCGCCGCCCACTTCCATTGTCCGCGGATCATGCATGAGAGCGATGGCGCAGCACGGCGCGGCATCGAGCAAGTAATTGCGGGCGCCGATCCGGCGCGAATTGATGATGACCTGCTGGTTGTGCCGACGCCGGGACACACGCGCGGGCACCAGGTACTGCTCTACCGCGACAAGATTCTGTTTACCGGGGATCACCTGGCATGGGACCCGGACGAACAGACGCTGACCGCATTTCGCGGCGCCTGCTGGTACTCCTGGGCGGAGCAGACGCGATCGATGGAGCGCTTGTTGGAGTACCGGTTCGAGTGGGTGCTCCCGGGTCATGGACGGATCGGACAGGGGAGCGCGGAGACGATGCACCGCCACCTGGAGCGTTGCGTGCACTGGATGAAGGCGAGTGGCTAG
- a CDS encoding cytochrome c biogenesis protein CcdA, with amino-acid sequence MSGTPLPIAAFIAGLLSFLSPCVLPLVPGYVSLISGAGAGTLENQDNRRALRTVMLHSVTFILGFSIVFILLGAGATVLGQVLGRFRRDLTFVAGIVIIVFGLHLTGLLKIKALYADKRMHDVKGGSSPLGAFLVGFAFAFGWTPCIGPILAGILTLAAAEETVAKGMALLAVYSAGLAVPFLLTSLGVDRFLAFYSRFRRHLHAVEVVSGVLLIVIGALVLTGRFTVLSGYLSFLNRFAL; translated from the coding sequence GTGTCCGGAACACCCCTTCCCATCGCGGCGTTTATCGCGGGCCTACTCTCGTTTCTGTCGCCATGCGTGCTGCCGCTGGTGCCCGGCTATGTTTCGCTGATTTCCGGCGCCGGCGCGGGAACCCTGGAAAACCAGGACAACCGTCGCGCCCTGCGCACGGTCATGCTCCACTCCGTCACCTTTATTCTCGGCTTCAGCATCGTTTTCATCCTGCTGGGGGCGGGTGCGACAGTCCTGGGTCAAGTCCTGGGCCGCTTTCGCCGCGACCTGACATTCGTTGCCGGCATCGTCATCATCGTCTTCGGCTTGCACCTTACGGGGTTGCTGAAGATCAAAGCGCTCTATGCCGACAAGCGCATGCATGACGTGAAGGGCGGAAGTTCGCCCCTGGGCGCTTTTCTGGTCGGCTTTGCATTCGCCTTCGGCTGGACGCCGTGCATTGGCCCCATCCTGGCAGGCATCCTGACGCTGGCCGCCGCCGAGGAAACGGTCGCCAAGGGCATGGCGCTGCTGGCGGTTTATTCCGCCGGCCTGGCCGTCCCCTTTCTGCTGACTTCGCTCGGCGTCGATCGCTTCCTTGCCTTCTACAGCCGTTTCCGTCGCCACCTGCACGCCGTGGAAGTGGTCAGCGGCGTTCTGCTGATCGTGATCGGCGCCCTGGTGCTGACCGGGCGCTTCACCGTGCTCTCCGGTTATCTGTCATTTCTGAACCGTTTTGCGTTGTAA
- a CDS encoding TlpA disulfide reductase family protein: MNQPSTNPSDTKEERGPGLVPPPPQAAASSSGVRRDATVIVVVVLVIAGMLIAGKHLTRPQTPGATISGSNNNVKGRPAPDFQLVDLEGRNVRLADLRGKAVLLNFWATWCPPCKIEMPWFVDLQKQYGPQGLQVVGVAMDEGNAHDAVAKFAKEMGLNYTVLLGNDKVADQYGGVDALPTTFYIGRDGKIVTRVFGLVSHKEIEDNVRAALNQGPAVAQNTAPAAGAAR, encoded by the coding sequence TTGAATCAACCGTCAACCAACCCGTCGGATACGAAAGAAGAACGTGGCCCGGGACTCGTCCCGCCGCCTCCACAGGCTGCGGCGTCATCCAGCGGCGTGAGGCGCGACGCCACCGTCATCGTTGTCGTCGTGCTCGTCATCGCCGGCATGCTGATCGCCGGTAAGCACCTGACCAGGCCGCAAACCCCGGGCGCGACCATCTCGGGCAGCAACAACAATGTGAAGGGCCGTCCCGCGCCCGATTTTCAACTCGTGGACCTCGAGGGCCGCAACGTTCGCCTCGCCGACTTGCGCGGCAAGGCGGTATTGCTGAATTTCTGGGCCACCTGGTGCCCGCCTTGCAAAATAGAGATGCCGTGGTTTGTCGATCTGCAGAAGCAATACGGGCCGCAGGGATTACAGGTCGTAGGCGTGGCCATGGATGAAGGCAATGCTCACGATGCGGTGGCCAAGTTCGCCAAGGAGATGGGCCTCAATTACACCGTGCTGCTCGGGAACGATAAGGTTGCGGATCAGTATGGCGGGGTTGACGCGCTGCCCACCACTTTCTACATCGGCCGAGACGGCAAAATCGTGACCCGGGTTTTTGGGCTGGTGAGCCACAAGGAAATTGAAGACAACGTGCGCGCCGCGTTGAATCAGGGACCTGCCGTCGCTCAAAATACCGCGCCGGCCGCGGGAGCAGCTCGCTGA
- a CDS encoding protein-disulfide reductase DsbD domain-containing protein → MSSGFSQVEKSKPPATQRVTAAPVTKVTIPAGKSATVELPFRVTPGYHINSNKPNSELLIPTALSVSPPTNIYVATTYPPGEDRSFPFSPGEKLNVYTGDFAVSALVRAARTTPPGTYRVKGLLKYQACDDRACYPPGQLPVAFDVKIGKAASTGRHRRNPAQSPHVHQ, encoded by the coding sequence TTGTCCTCAGGGTTTTCCCAGGTCGAAAAATCCAAGCCACCGGCTACGCAGCGTGTCACCGCGGCTCCGGTCACGAAGGTCACCATTCCAGCGGGAAAATCCGCTACCGTCGAGCTTCCATTCCGCGTCACGCCCGGCTATCACATTAATTCCAACAAGCCGAATTCCGAGTTGCTCATCCCAACCGCTCTCAGTGTCAGTCCGCCGACAAACATTTATGTAGCCACCACCTATCCCCCGGGAGAAGACCGCAGCTTCCCGTTTTCCCCGGGAGAAAAGCTGAACGTTTACACTGGCGACTTCGCCGTCTCGGCGCTGGTACGCGCCGCGCGCACCACGCCGCCGGGCACCTATCGTGTGAAGGGATTGCTGAAATACCAAGCCTGCGATGATCGCGCCTGCTATCCGCCGGGACAGCTTCCGGTTGCCTTCGACGTCAAAATCGGCAAGGCCGCCAGCACCGGGAGACATCGCCGCAACCCGGCGCAAAGCCCGCACGTTCACCAGTAA
- a CDS encoding GNAT family N-acetyltransferase: MADTPFSIRRATAADAGAILACLASAFEPYRARYTPNAYRDTVLDANTIQNRMASMSLFVAVSEAGEIVGTIGCQALPSGEGHLRGMAVLPDWQGRGVAAQLLETAEAALRRQSCTRITLDTTEPLQRAMRFYENNGYRRTGCVADFFGMPLFEYAKVISKP, encoded by the coding sequence ATGGCTGACACGCCGTTCTCAATTCGTCGCGCCACCGCTGCCGATGCCGGCGCCATCCTCGCCTGTCTGGCCTCCGCATTCGAACCTTACCGCGCCCGGTACACCCCCAATGCATACAGGGACACCGTCCTCGACGCGAATACCATTCAAAATCGCATGGCTTCCATGTCGCTGTTCGTGGCCGTTAGTGAAGCGGGAGAAATCGTCGGAACCATCGGCTGCCAGGCGCTGCCCTCCGGCGAGGGCCATCTGCGCGGCATGGCGGTCCTGCCGGACTGGCAGGGACGGGGCGTCGCCGCCCAGCTGCTCGAGACCGCGGAGGCCGCGCTTCGCCGCCAGTCCTGCACCCGGATTACGCTCGATACCACCGAGCCTCTCCAGCGCGCCATGCGCTTCTACGAAAACAACGGCTACCGGCGCACCGGATGTGTCGCGGATTTCTTTGGCATGCCGTTGTTCGAGTACGCCAAGGTAATCTCCAAGCCATGA
- a CDS encoding amino acid racemase: MKTLGIVGGLGPESTIEYYRFILAACRERRPGASPAILINSLDVDYGISLLDANKLDELAGYLADAVEALARAGADFALIAANTPHIVFDPVQRGSPIPLISIVEATCGEAQRLGLTKLALLGTGFTMRGRFYPDVFARAGIELVVPGNEEQAFIHDKYIHELLKNIFLPATRDGLFAIVEKMKEREGIQGIILAGTELPLILREVQDRAGISFLDTTKIHVERAVLELLS, from the coding sequence ATGAAGACCCTTGGCATTGTCGGCGGTCTCGGCCCTGAATCGACGATCGAGTACTACCGCTTCATCCTCGCTGCCTGCCGCGAGCGCCGCCCCGGTGCGTCTCCCGCCATTCTGATCAACAGCCTCGACGTGGACTATGGCATCTCCCTCCTCGACGCCAACAAGCTTGACGAGCTTGCCGGCTACCTTGCGGATGCGGTTGAGGCTCTGGCCCGGGCGGGCGCCGACTTTGCACTGATCGCCGCCAACACGCCGCACATAGTTTTCGACCCGGTGCAGCGGGGGTCGCCTATTCCTTTGATCAGCATTGTCGAAGCGACTTGCGGCGAGGCGCAGCGGCTCGGGCTCACCAAGCTCGCGCTCCTCGGGACGGGCTTCACCATGCGCGGACGCTTCTACCCGGATGTGTTCGCGCGCGCCGGCATTGAATTGGTGGTTCCGGGCAATGAAGAACAGGCGTTCATTCACGACAAGTACATCCACGAGCTGCTCAAGAATATTTTTCTTCCGGCGACGCGCGACGGATTGTTCGCAATTGTGGAGAAGATGAAGGAACGCGAGGGCATCCAGGGGATCATTCTGGCCGGCACCGAGCTGCCGCTGATTTTGCGCGAGGTCCAGGACCGCGCCGGCATTTCGTTTCTCGACACCACCAAGATCCACGTCGAGCGTGCGGTACTAGAGTTGCTTTCCTGA
- a CDS encoding amino acid permease: MQPAKQETAGLVRGLSAWDGVLLVIGGVIGSAIFLVPKDVAAAAPAPPLFLGLWVAGGVLALMGALVFSELGAMFPEAGGQYVYLREAFGDLAAFLYGWLMFVAGNTGGIATIAVAFAVYLGKVAPPLQAGIAVVSLPGLGWRSGHLAQTSWALTRGDVVALAAIVLLTLINARGLRPAVLLQNVTTWMKYAAMAAFIVLGFAVGKGSWSHFRMSGMQEALAGGVSPFLSAMGVAFIAVMWAYEGWVYVAWVAGEMRRPERTVPRALIAGVLSVTLIYCAINAAYLYALPTTSIATQEAIGQAAAQALFSPVVAFWLTAVIAISCFSATSSNILAGARISYAMGHDGLFFQRMANVHPRYRTPAFALVAQGVLACVFALSGTYDQLFTYTVFGMILSYAATVGALFVLRRTRAEIPRPYRCWGYPWLPALYVLLIAGWLANTTFERPKEAVSCMLLSAIGLPGYFYWHRLKRR, encoded by the coding sequence TTGCAACCCGCGAAGCAGGAAACGGCCGGGCTGGTGCGCGGGCTTTCAGCATGGGATGGCGTGCTGCTGGTGATCGGCGGGGTCATCGGCAGCGCGATTTTTCTTGTGCCCAAGGATGTGGCGGCAGCGGCGCCCGCGCCGCCGCTATTTCTGGGGCTGTGGGTGGCCGGGGGAGTGCTGGCGCTGATGGGCGCGCTGGTATTTTCCGAACTGGGAGCGATGTTTCCGGAAGCCGGCGGCCAGTACGTGTACCTGCGCGAAGCTTTCGGCGACCTGGCGGCGTTCCTCTACGGCTGGCTCATGTTTGTCGCGGGCAACACGGGCGGCATCGCCACTATTGCGGTCGCCTTCGCCGTTTACCTGGGCAAAGTAGCGCCGCCGCTGCAGGCGGGAATCGCGGTGGTATCACTGCCCGGACTGGGGTGGAGGTCCGGCCATCTTGCGCAGACATCGTGGGCATTGACGCGTGGCGACGTGGTGGCGTTGGCGGCCATAGTCCTGCTGACCTTGATCAACGCGCGCGGATTGCGTCCGGCGGTACTGCTGCAAAACGTGACCACGTGGATGAAGTACGCGGCGATGGCGGCGTTCATTGTCCTCGGATTCGCGGTGGGCAAAGGCTCGTGGTCGCACTTCCGGATGAGCGGTATGCAGGAAGCGCTGGCTGGCGGGGTGAGCCCTTTCCTGTCGGCCATGGGAGTGGCTTTCATCGCCGTGATGTGGGCGTATGAAGGCTGGGTATATGTGGCCTGGGTAGCGGGTGAGATGCGCAGGCCGGAGCGCACGGTGCCGCGCGCTCTGATCGCGGGCGTCCTCAGCGTGACGCTGATTTATTGCGCTATCAACGCGGCATACCTGTACGCGCTGCCCACCACGAGCATAGCGACCCAGGAGGCGATCGGTCAGGCGGCGGCGCAAGCCTTATTTTCGCCGGTGGTGGCGTTCTGGCTGACGGCCGTAATTGCGATTTCCTGTTTCAGCGCCACCTCCAGCAATATTCTTGCCGGGGCGCGTATTTCCTACGCCATGGGACACGACGGGCTGTTCTTCCAGCGCATGGCGAACGTTCACCCCAGATATCGGACGCCGGCGTTTGCGCTGGTCGCGCAGGGCGTGCTCGCCTGCGTGTTTGCTCTCTCCGGAACCTACGACCAGTTGTTCACCTACACCGTGTTCGGAATGATCCTCTCCTACGCGGCGACGGTGGGCGCGCTCTTCGTGTTGCGGCGGACGCGGGCGGAAATTCCGCGTCCCTACCGCTGCTGGGGATATCCCTGGCTGCCCGCCCTCTACGTACTGCTGATTGCCGGATGGCTGGCGAACACCACCTTCGAGCGGCCCAAGGAGGCGGTCTCCTGCATGCTACTTTCCGCCATTGGACTGCCGGGGTATTTCTATTGGCACAGATTGAAGCGCAGGTAG
- a CDS encoding aromatic ring-hydroxylating dioxygenase subunit alpha produces the protein MSDSVKAAEIAPGIERAYTLSSEHYFDPAIYRLECERLFWRTWQCVGWREQVAAAGDYFTFDLGGEPLLITRDSSGSLRGFYNVCRHRAGPVAENCGSRKVFRCGYHGWTYSLEGKLLNAPEMEGACEFSHSDFALRSFPAAEWEGLVFVNLDPGAEPLLTALGELPAQAAKFDFSHMRFYKRHDYVMECNWKVYIDNYLEGYHLPSVHPSLNRELDYSQYVTAIFPRHSLQSSPIRGPENESGVSRRYAQSRGDLAAEYYWIFPNWMLNCYPDNMSLNIVLPLGPERCVAIFAWFFPPELMSTGAPESTFRFSDEIQSEDGHICEVVYRNLKSRSYSRGRYSVKQEQGLYHFHRLYAAALAGNAVS, from the coding sequence ATGTCGGACAGCGTCAAGGCGGCGGAGATCGCGCCCGGCATTGAGCGTGCCTACACGCTTTCGTCAGAGCATTATTTTGACCCCGCCATCTACCGCCTTGAGTGCGAGCGTCTCTTTTGGCGCACCTGGCAGTGCGTGGGATGGCGCGAGCAGGTCGCTGCTGCCGGCGATTACTTCACCTTCGACCTTGGCGGCGAACCGCTTCTGATTACCCGCGACTCTTCCGGCAGCCTGCGCGGTTTCTACAACGTTTGCCGGCATCGAGCCGGTCCGGTTGCCGAGAATTGCGGATCGCGCAAGGTCTTTCGCTGCGGCTACCACGGCTGGACCTACTCTTTGGAGGGAAAGCTTCTCAATGCACCCGAGATGGAAGGCGCCTGCGAGTTCTCGCACTCCGACTTCGCGCTTCGCTCCTTCCCCGCCGCTGAATGGGAAGGCCTCGTCTTCGTCAATCTCGATCCCGGCGCCGAACCGCTGCTCACCGCGCTCGGCGAACTCCCCGCGCAGGCCGCCAAGTTCGATTTCTCGCACATGCGGTTCTACAAGCGCCACGACTACGTCATGGAGTGCAACTGGAAGGTCTACATCGACAACTATCTTGAGGGTTATCACCTTCCTTCCGTGCACCCCAGCCTGAATCGCGAGCTTGACTACAGCCAGTACGTGACCGCCATCTTCCCGCGCCACTCCCTGCAGTCGTCGCCCATTCGCGGCCCGGAGAACGAGTCGGGCGTTTCGCGCCGCTACGCGCAATCTCGCGGCGATCTGGCCGCGGAGTATTACTGGATTTTTCCCAACTGGATGTTGAACTGCTATCCCGACAATATGTCACTCAACATCGTCCTGCCCCTGGGCCCGGAGCGCTGCGTCGCTATCTTTGCGTGGTTCTTCCCGCCCGAGCTAATGAGCACCGGGGCTCCGGAAAGCACTTTCCGCTTCAGCGATGAAATTCAAAGCGAGGATGGACACATCTGCGAGGTCGTGTACCGCAATCTGAAGTCCCGCAGCTATTCCCGAGGCCGCTACAGTGTCAAGCAGGAGCAGGGCCTTTATCATTTTCACCGGCTCTACGCGGCGGCGCTAGCCGGGAACGCCGTAAGCTGA
- a CDS encoding SAM-dependent methyltransferase yields MNITLIPIATVHSAIREPLDEVFGGLTARIELDAARFTAESLRGLQDFSHVEILFYFHQLDESEIVTAARHPRNRADWPEVGIFGQRARMRPSRIGSTVCRLVSVQGLAIVVEDLDAIDGTPVLDIKPWMSVMGARGEIREPAWARELATTYWRPQNRATRKP; encoded by the coding sequence ATGAACATCACCCTTATCCCCATCGCCACCGTCCACTCCGCGATCCGCGAGCCCCTCGACGAAGTTTTCGGCGGGCTCACCGCGCGCATCGAGCTCGATGCCGCGCGCTTCACCGCTGAATCGTTGCGTGGCTTGCAGGACTTTTCCCACGTCGAAATCCTCTTCTACTTCCACCAGCTGGATGAGTCGGAAATTGTCACTGCCGCCCGGCACCCACGCAATCGAGCCGACTGGCCCGAGGTCGGCATCTTCGGCCAGCGCGCCCGCATGCGCCCCAGCCGTATCGGGTCCACGGTCTGCCGCCTGGTCAGCGTCCAGGGTCTCGCTATCGTGGTGGAAGACCTCGACGCCATCGACGGCACTCCCGTTCTCGACATCAAGCCCTGGATGTCGGTCATGGGTGCGCGCGGCGAAATTCGCGAGCCTGCATGGGCGCGCGAACTTGCCACAACCTACTGGCGCCCGCAAAATCGGGCAACTCGCAAGCCTTAG
- a CDS encoding cytochrome c produces MKGFIFGVIITLLVLAAGAYIYFAGGYAPVATSAQAMPFETAMANKALNARVDKEAPKNAPFQPDEATYLAGAATYKMNCAVCHGLPGGEQSPVAKGEYPKPPQLFKGHGVTDDPPGETYWKVANGIRLTGMPAFKPSLSETQLWQVSWLLKNADKLPAAAQKELGGAIQMSAPTGRAGGEHQHDHD; encoded by the coding sequence ATGAAAGGCTTTATCTTCGGCGTGATCATCACCCTGCTCGTCCTTGCCGCCGGTGCGTACATCTACTTTGCTGGTGGTTATGCGCCGGTCGCCACTTCCGCCCAAGCCATGCCGTTCGAAACAGCCATGGCCAACAAGGCACTCAACGCGCGCGTGGACAAGGAAGCGCCGAAGAATGCCCCCTTCCAGCCCGACGAGGCGACTTACCTGGCCGGCGCCGCCACCTACAAAATGAATTGCGCCGTCTGCCACGGTCTTCCCGGCGGCGAGCAAAGCCCGGTTGCCAAGGGCGAGTACCCCAAGCCGCCGCAGCTGTTTAAAGGACACGGCGTCACCGACGATCCTCCCGGCGAAACTTACTGGAAGGTAGCCAATGGCATCCGCCTGACCGGTATGCCTGCCTTCAAACCTTCGCTCTCGGAAACGCAACTATGGCAGGTCAGCTGGCTGTTGAAGAATGCCGACAAGCTGCCCGCCGCTGCCCAGAAGGAACTCGGTGGCGCCATCCAGATGAGCGCGCCCACTGGCCGCGCCGGCGGCGAACATCAGCACGACCACGACTGA
- the trpC gene encoding indole-3-glycerol phosphate synthase TrpC has product MPTTLDQIVASARRRVASAKPLANRADLARRAAEHVPRGFASAVRRAAAGAPAVVAELKKASPSRGVIRGSFHVCDLAYQLASAGAAALSVLTDEEYFQGSLACLCEASAAVDLPCLRKDFIIDEFQLLESRANHADAVLLIVAALTATELRRLHAVAREFSLDVLCEVHDEDELGRALDLGCDIIGVNSRDLRTFQVDLNTALRLGRNIPPGVLKVAESGIGSGTDIRRLRDAGYEAFLIGESLMRAEFPGEALKQLLAEAKSVESKPQSPVISAQP; this is encoded by the coding sequence ATGCCCACGACCTTGGACCAGATCGTAGCTTCGGCGCGCCGGCGTGTCGCTTCCGCCAAGCCTCTGGCCAACCGCGCCGATCTGGCTCGCCGCGCCGCTGAACACGTTCCTCGCGGCTTCGCTTCCGCAGTGCGCCGCGCTGCTGCCGGGGCTCCCGCCGTGGTCGCGGAATTAAAGAAAGCCTCGCCTTCGCGCGGGGTGATCCGCGGCAGCTTCCATGTCTGCGACCTGGCCTACCAACTTGCTTCCGCCGGTGCCGCCGCCCTGTCCGTCCTCACTGACGAAGAATATTTTCAAGGCTCGCTCGCCTGCCTGTGCGAGGCTTCTGCCGCCGTGGACCTTCCTTGCCTGCGCAAGGACTTCATCATCGACGAATTTCAGCTGCTGGAATCGCGCGCCAATCATGCCGACGCGGTGCTGCTGATCGTCGCTGCGCTTACCGCGACGGAACTCCGCCGCCTGCACGCGGTCGCCCGCGAGTTCTCGCTCGACGTGCTCTGCGAGGTCCACGACGAAGACGAACTTGGCCGCGCTCTCGACCTTGGCTGCGACATCATCGGGGTGAACAGTCGCGACCTGCGCACCTTCCAAGTGGACCTGAATACCGCGCTACGGCTGGGCCGAAACATTCCTCCCGGCGTGCTCAAAGTGGCGGAAAGCGGCATCGGATCCGGCACCGACATCCGCCGCCTTCGCGATGCCGGCTATGAAGCTTTTTTGATCGGCGAATCGCTCATGCGCGCCGAGTTCCCCGGCGAAGCTCTCAAACAATTGCTGGCGGAGGCGAAATCGGTGGAATCTAAACCGCAATCTCCGGTGATTAGTGCTCAACCATGA
- a CDS encoding phosphoribosylanthranilate isomerase gives MIWIKICGTTTLDDALAAVDAGANAVGFVFASSPRRVTPEAAHEIAAALPRDIEKVGVFANESAERVETIARQVGLDIIQLHGDETPDFARNLRRGGDGRARTRVFKAVSVLPGAEAALGEFDSAGVVDGILLDSAVLRVACMGQGTELVRGGTGVSFDWKRAAEFVPALAQRTPVILAGGLSPANVAEAVRILKPWGVDVCTGVEASPGIKDRAKVRAFVSAVRDSEPTPGS, from the coding sequence ATGATTTGGATCAAAATCTGCGGCACTACCACTCTCGACGACGCCCTTGCCGCAGTCGACGCCGGCGCCAATGCTGTCGGCTTTGTCTTCGCCTCCAGCCCACGCCGCGTAACGCCGGAGGCCGCGCACGAAATTGCTGCCGCCCTGCCCCGGGACATCGAAAAGGTCGGCGTGTTTGCCAACGAATCCGCGGAACGAGTGGAAACCATCGCCCGCCAAGTCGGCCTCGACATCATTCAACTCCACGGCGATGAGACTCCTGATTTCGCGCGCAACCTTCGCCGCGGCGGTGACGGCCGCGCTCGCACGCGCGTCTTCAAGGCCGTCTCTGTGTTGCCGGGCGCCGAAGCCGCGCTCGGCGAATTCGACTCCGCTGGCGTGGTGGATGGCATCCTGCTCGATTCCGCCGTGCTCCGCGTTGCCTGCATGGGCCAGGGCACGGAACTCGTTCGCGGCGGCACCGGGGTCAGCTTCGACTGGAAGCGCGCCGCCGAATTCGTTCCGGCCCTTGCGCAGCGCACACCGGTCATTCTTGCTGGTGGCCTTTCGCCGGCGAATGTTGCCGAAGCAGTTCGCATTCTGAAACCCTGGGGAGTCGATGTCTGCACCGGTGTCGAAGCTTCCCCTGGCATCAAGGATCGGGCAAAGGTCCGCGCCTTTGTGTCTGCAGTACGCGATAGTGAACCGACTCCTGGCTCCTGA